A section of the Sceloporus undulatus isolate JIND9_A2432 ecotype Alabama chromosome 3, SceUnd_v1.1, whole genome shotgun sequence genome encodes:
- the RGCC gene encoding regulator of cell cycle RGCC, giving the protein MKPFRGPNTANGGGGRGGKDILDDFGDLAEVLGEFDAVIEDFSSPINKHHFQYEEHLERMKRRSSASVSDCSGISDSESADSLCRNSFSFSDEKLNSPTLSTPAASAPTTISQKAKLGDTKELEDFIADLDKTLASM; this is encoded by the exons ATGAAGCCTTTCAGGGGCCCAAACACAgccaacggaggaggaggaagaggcgggaaaG ATATTCTTGATGATTTTGGCGATCTGGCTGAGGTGCTTGGTGAGTTTGACGCTGTGATAGAGGACTTCTCTTCTCCCATAAACAAGCATCACTTCCAATATGAAGAGCATCTGGAGAGGATGAAGCGACGGAGCAGCGCCAGCGTCAGTGACTGTAGTGGCATCAGTGACTCTGAAA GTGCAGATTCACTCTGCAGAAACAGTTTCAGCTTCAGTGATGAAAAACTAAATTCTCCAACACTGTCCACTCCAGCTGCCTCTGCTCCAACAACAATTTCTCAAAAAG CAAAGCTTGGAGATACAAAAGAGCTAGAAGACTTTATTGCTGATCTTGACAAGACCTTGGCAA GTATGTGA